A DNA window from Candidatus Syntrophoarchaeum caldarius contains the following coding sequences:
- a CDS encoding membrane protein codes for MLTELFILLALLVMIIVVYHVFKAVKQIVVNSIMGLLVLLAANILFGLNITYSWIVLLICAIGGIIGAAIVILLHQFIGIF; via the coding sequence GTGCTGACAGAGCTGTTTATACTTCTCGCGCTGCTCGTGATGATCATTGTGGTCTATCACGTCTTCAAGGCAGTCAAGCAGATCGTTGTGAATTCAATCATGGGTTTGCTTGTTCTCCTGGCTGCAAACATCCTCTTTGGGCTGAATATCACATATTCATGGATTGTTCTACTGATCTGTGCAATCGGTGGCATCATTGGTGCGGCGATCGTCATCTTACTCCACCAGTTTATCGGGATATTCTAA